The Coccidioides posadasii str. Silveira chromosome 5, complete sequence genome has a segment encoding these proteins:
- the DGA1 gene encoding diacylglycerol O-acyltransferase 1 (EggNog:ENOG410PF9N~COG:I~TransMembrane:2 (i123-141o147-166i)) — MPDIDRIASGMSMLKENGDHLLIDEHSVLPSTAHQPLKGCPSDAAPRGGSISTEETWQDGRAGSICPERDGELHCKRPGDVASAFDKRILLNETPSGLGEVESSLGVRWAPLSISPRRRFQTLVVLYHTVSIAIFLTAFFFSCAIPLFWPLLLPYLIYISLFSKVATDGSLRRRSRFLRSLRIWTYFAGYFPAKLHRSEVLSPTRKYIFGYHPHGIISHGAFAAFATEALGFSELFPGITNTLLTLDSNFRLPFYRDYALAMGLGSVSRESCENLLSRGGADGEGMGRAITIVVGGARESLDAQPHMIRLVLKRRKGFIKLAIRTGADLVPVLAFGENELYKQVASDQHPLIHKFQLLVKRTMGFTIPLFHARGVFNYDVGLMPYRRPLNIVVGRPIQVMQERNKNNIEDAYVDELHARYVAGLQKLWEEWKDTFATERASELEIN; from the exons ATGCCGGATATCGACAGGATAGCGTCAGGAATGAGTATGTTGAAGGAGAATGGCGACCATCTCTTAATTGATGAGCACTCTGTCTTGCCTTCCACAGCCCACCAACCACTTAAAGGCTGCCCGAGCGATGCTGCCCCAAGAGGGGGTTCCATCAGCACCGAAGAGACCTGGCAAGATGGGCGAGCAGGTTCAATCTGTCCCGAAAGGGATGGTGAACTCCATTGTAAACGCCCGGGGGATGTGGCATCAGCCTTCGATAAGAGGATCCTATTGAACGAAACCCCTTCTGGGCTTGGAGAGGTAGAAAGTTCTCTTGG GGTTCGGTGGGCTCCTCTTAGCATTAGCCCGAGACGACGCTTTCAGACTTTAGTGGTCCTGTATCACACCGTTTCCATCGCTATATTTCTAAcagctttcttcttctcctgcgCCATACCGTTATTCTGGCCGCTTTTGCTGCCCTACCTTATTTATATTTCGCTGTTTTCGAAGGTGGCCACTGACGGCTCTCTACGACGGCGGAGTCGGTTTCTGCGATCGCTTAGAATCTGGACGTATTTCGCAGGATACTTCCCGGCGAAGCTTCATCGCTCCGAAGTTCTTTCACCAACGAGAAAATATATTTTCGGATATCATCCCCATGGGATTATATCGCATGGAGCCTTCGCAGCTTTTGCGACTGAAGCTCTCGGGTTCTCCGAGCTTTTTCCCGGTATTACCAATACCTTACTTACCCTAGATTCTAATTTCCGCCTCCCTTTCTATCGCGATTACGCTCTAGCTATGGGTCTAGGAAGTGTGTCTCGCGAATCCTGCGAAAACCTTCTCTCCAGGGGAGGCGCAGATGGAGAGGGCATGGGACGAGCAATTACCATTGTGGTTGGGGGTGCGCGTGAATCTCTGGATGCCCAGCCACACATGATTCGTCTAGTCTTAAAGCGACGCAAGGGCTTCATCAAACTTGCCATTCGCACAGGCGCAGATCTTGTGCCGGTGCTGGCGTTCGGGGAGAAcgaattatataaacaagtGGCGTCCGACCAACATCCCCTCATACATAAATTTCAGCTTCTAGTGAAGCGTACGATGGGATTCACGATCCCTCTTTTCCATGCCAGGGGCGTGTTCAACTATGATGTTGGATTGATGCCGTATCGAAGGCCGTTAAATATTGTGGTCGGGAGACCGATTCAAGTGATGCAGGAACGAAACAAGAATAACATTGAAGATGCGTACGTGGATGAACTGCATGCCAGATATGTCGCCGGTTTACAGAAACTATGGGAGGAGTGGAAGGATACGTTCGCAACGGAAAGGGCATCGGAATTGGAAATTAACTGA